The following coding sequences lie in one Mercenaria mercenaria strain notata chromosome 5, MADL_Memer_1, whole genome shotgun sequence genomic window:
- the LOC123556597 gene encoding uncharacterized protein LOC123556597 isoform X1, translated as MNEQGISLDTKDNSDNNDDQVAEDTRKDSVFSPVKSKTQKSNASSAEDDGKHSLPQEVDSDEQEIEKLQRELETLEKDEAKLKKIKQKEELRQKVVRKRDEVKALRDVRRVCIMGDSIIKHLPSIQGVSIFAFPGATIGKLSFLVDSRAVPLADFNFVIIHVGTNNIANGHSLQHMSSDFANLVASIRKCNKDIAIIVSSILPRPVDHSHSKSTVQQFNFHLQDYLASELNFKFIRSYRPFCFRGDIKRFLFAKRDGGLHLNSEGSNHLRFFFLRVISTLT; from the exons ATGAACGAACAGGGGATATCGCTAGACACTAAAGATAACAGCGATAACAATGATGATCAGGTTGCTGAGGATACTAGAAAAGATTCGGTTTTCTCGCCGGTAAAATCTAAAACGCAAAAATCAAACGCATCTTCCGCAGAGGATGATGGGAAACACTCTTTACCCCAGGAGGTTGATTCGGACGAACAGGAAATCGAAAAATTGCAACGTGAGTTGGAAACTCTAGAAAAAGACGAAGCAAAACTCAAGAAAATTAAACAGAAAGAAGAATTACGCCAGAAAGTGGTGAGGAAAAGAGACGAGGTCAAGGCTCTAAGAG ACGTGCGACGTGTTTGCATTATGGGAGACTCTATTATTAAACATCTACCTTCAATTCAAGGCGTGTCTATATTTGCCTTTCCGGGGGCTACAATTGGCAAATTATCATTTCTGGTCGACTCCAGAGCAGTTCCACTTGCGGACTTCAATTTtgtgataattcatgtgggaactAACAATATTGCAAATGGTCATTCACTACAGCACATGTCTTCAGATTTCGCCAATTTGGTGGCTTCTATTCGCAAATGCAACAAGGATATTGCTATTATAGTTTCTTCTATCTTACCCAGACCGGTAGATCACTCACATTCTAAATCAACTGTTCAACAGTTCAATTTTCATTTACAGGATTATTTGGCTTCTGAGTTAAACTTCAAATTTATCAGGTCTTACAGACCCTTTTGTTTTAGAGGCGACATTAAACGTTTTTTATTCGCAAAGCGGGATGGTGGTTTACATCTAAACTCAGAAGGTTCAAATCATTTAAGATTCTTTTTCCTTAGAGTTATATCTACTTTGACATAA
- the LOC123556597 gene encoding uncharacterized protein LOC123556597 isoform X2 → MFCLYFKLCFLPVSTITLQLYAQFLSRSFRSVDSIKNYISGIKTMHQMLGCETDYINNFLLNLSLKGIAKLKQHSVKQAEAITPVILQNIYLVLDFSKADNITYWCLFLFAFFLMARKSNLVPTVKKDLMNPKFLLRKDVEVLNNELLVSMHWTKTIQAGERILRTPLSSISDSCLCPVTAFRNMVKVFPAGDNAPLFILTSGKVVTYQLFQTNLRSCIRKIGLNPAEFSTHSFRRGFATLAFQMEIPPDHIQLLGDWRSDAYKRLFLSYLRRY, encoded by the exons atgttttgtttatattttaaattgtgttttctCCCAGTGTCAACTATTACCCTTCAATTGTATGCTCAGTTTTTGAGCAGATCCTTTAGATCAGTAGATTCTATAAAGAATTATATCAGTGGCATCAAAACCATGCATCAGATGTTAGGTTGTGAAACCGATTATATCAACAACTTTCTACTAAATCTATCTCTAAAAGGTATTGCTAAGTTGAAACAGCATTCAGTTAAACAAGCTGAAGCTATTACACCCGTTAtactacaaaatatttatttagttttagaCTTTTCTAAAGCAGATAATATCACTTATTGGTGTTTATTTCTGTTTGCCTTTTTTCTAATGGCCAGGAAATCAAATCTGGTCCCTACCGTTAAAAAGGATCTTATGAATCCAAAATTTTTACTAAGGAAAGATGTTGAAGTGTTAAATAATGAATTGTTGGTTTCTATGCACTGGACAAAGACCATTCAGGCAGGTGAAAGAATTCTGAGAACTCCTTTATCTTCTATTTCAGACTCCTGTTTATGTCCAGTAACAGCTTTCCGTAACATGGTTAAAGTCTTCCCAGCTGGAGATAATGCCCCTCTTTTCATTTTGACTTCTGGCAAAGTAGTTACTTATCAGTTGTTTCAAACTAATTTGAGATCTTGTATCCGTAAGATTGGTCTTAACCCAGCTGAATTTTCTACTCATTCCTTCAGAAGAGGTTTCGCTACTCTAGCCTTTCAAATGGAAATTCCGCCTGATCACATTCAACTCTTGGGAGACTGGCGCTCTGATGCATACAAAAG gcTATTTTTATCTTATCTACG
- the LOC123556597 gene encoding uncharacterized protein LOC123556597 isoform X3 — translation MNEQGISLDTKDNSDNNDDQVAEDTRKDSVFSPVKSKTQKSNASSAEDDGKHSLPQEVDSDEQEIEKLQRELETLEKDEAKLKKIKQKEELRQKVVRKRDEVKALRGYFYLIYGKVGSFVIQPYNLCCVIADFIFSLCFVFIVFAGLG, via the exons ATGAACGAACAGGGGATATCGCTAGACACTAAAGATAACAGCGATAACAATGATGATCAGGTTGCTGAGGATACTAGAAAAGATTCGGTTTTCTCGCCGGTAAAATCTAAAACGCAAAAATCAAACGCATCTTCCGCAGAGGATGATGGGAAACACTCTTTACCCCAGGAGGTTGATTCGGACGAACAGGAAATCGAAAAATTGCAACGTGAGTTGGAAACTCTAGAAAAAGACGAAGCAAAACTCAAGAAAATTAAACAGAAAGAAGAATTACGCCAGAAAGTGGTGAGGAAAAGAGACGAGGTCAAGGCTCTAAGAG gcTATTTTTATCTTATCTACGGTAAGGTAGGATCTTTTGTCATTCAACCCTATAATTTGTGTTGTGTTAttgctgattttattttttctctctgCTTTGTATTTATAGTTTTTGCTGGGCTTGGCTGA
- the LOC123558183 gene encoding uncharacterized protein LOC123558183: MQDSKKIGCPARWVFREICRFPKFTIDKDTPKSQRRKIAEDLQSKIRSGENVVSEWVVIAHMASIEDHTCHTLGEITPEPIDPRLAQKIAEMCQSGVTNLDAMRTLLNSYVKDICRPLPHPSNKRFYPSDKCISNHMYIFTIECAFIDE, from the exons ATGCAAGACTCTAAGAAAATTGGTTGCCCTGCGAGATGGGTATTTAGGGAAATATGCAGGTTCCCCAAATTTACG ATAGATAAAGATACACCTAAAAGTCAAAGACGCAAGATTGCAGAAGACCTTCAGAGTAAAATTCGTTCTGGAGAAAATGTTGTTTCTGAGTGGGTGGTTATAGCCCATATGGCTAGCATTGAGGACCACACCTGCCATACTTTGGGCGAA ATTACACCTGAACCAATAGATCCAAGATTGGCACAGAAAATTGCAGAGATGTGCCAAAGTGGAGTGACCAATCTTGATGCAATGAGAACTCTACTTAACAGCTATGTTAAAGATATTTGCAGACCATTGCCCCACCCATCCAACAAGAGGTTCTACCCAAGTGACAAGTGTATCTCAAACCACATGTACATCTTTACTATTGAGTGTGCCTTCATTGATGAATGA